One window of the Triticum dicoccoides isolate Atlit2015 ecotype Zavitan chromosome 3B, WEW_v2.0, whole genome shotgun sequence genome contains the following:
- the LOC119281103 gene encoding protein phosphatase 2C 77-like: MPQNAGGDVVGSTSRVEDVMPPHAFFGSSKIMATAPEPEVVAVKRKPRDKFLILATRGLWDFVTPGDACAFIEKRLSEYVPQIIMSSGKKPTNSSGPPCANILANELAAHAISKGTKHNVNIVVILLKNFWDQSFPSTCKK, translated from the exons CCACAAAATGCAGGAGGTGATGTGGTTGGATCTACCAGCAGAGTTGAAGACGTTATGCCTCCTCACGCTTTTT TTGGTAGCTCAAAGATTATGGCTACTGCCCCAGAACCTGAGGTCGTCGCAGTGAAGCGGAAGCCACGGGACAAGTTCCTGATCCTGGCCACCCGCGGGCTGTGGGACTTCGTCACTCCAGGCGACGCGTGCGCCTTCATCGAGAAAAGATTGAGCGAGTACGTGCCGCAGATCATCATGTCGTCAGGCAAGAAGCCAACAAACAGCAGCGGCCCTCCCTGTGCCAACATACTCGCCAATGAGTTGGCCGCACATGCGATCAGCAAGGGCACCAAGCACAACGTGAACATCGTCGTCATACTGCTCAAGAATTTCTGGGAccagagttttccctcaacttgtaAGAAGTGA
- the LOC119281102 gene encoding protein phosphatase 2C 50-like yields the protein MSMDIDVNDVAEEEVSTWGKCPQMYLSYGTATRNDRLPMLKDAVAAVKSFTVLSPPMGLDFFGVFDGILGAMYAKHMGERLHVVVAEKIKRDLLAQAPRAQNDVEGWWKTVIVDAVRVVDKEVLIGGGSGIDAPARVGPGALVVLVLEDYFVLANRGASRAVIYRGYEAVPLTPEHAPMPQNGGGDVVGSTSRLEAIMRRHAFRSSKSRATVRRLAVPDPEVVAVKRKPGDKFLILATRGLWDVVAPSDACAFIERRLSVPRIIREWDKKPTNNSGPPYAKALANELAAHAISKGTKCNVNIILILLKNFWDLP from the exons ATGTCCATGGACATCGATGTCAATGATGTCGCGGAAGAGGAGGTGTCGACGTGGGGAAAATGCCCGCAGATGTACCTCTCGTACGGCACCGCCACTCGCAACGACCGGCTCCCGATGCTgaaggacgccgtcgccgccgtgaAGTCGTTCACGGTGCTGTCCCCGCCGATGGGACTTGATTTTTTCGGGGTCTTCGACGGGATCTTGGGCGCCATGTACGCCAAGCACATGGGAGAGCGGCTGCACGTCGTCGTCGCTGAGAAGATTAAGCGGGACCTGCTCGCCCAGGCCCCGCGGGCTCAAAACGACGTCGAGGGCTGGTGGAAGACAGTCATCGTGGACGCTGTCCGCGTGGTGGACAAAGAGGTGCTCATCGGTGGCGGTAGTGGCATCGATGCTCCTGCGCGCGTCGGCCCCGGGGCTCTCGTCGTGCTGGTTCTCGAAGACTACTTCGTGCTCGCCAACCGCGGCGCTTCTAGGGCCGTGATCTACCGCGGCTATGAGGCCGTGCCGCTCACCCCCGAGCACGCGCCTATG CCACAAAATGGAGGAGGTGATGTGGTTGGATCTACCAGCAGACTTGAAGCCATTATGCGTCGTCACGCTTTTC GGAGCTCAAAGTCTAGAGCTACTGTCCGTAGGCTTGCTGTCCCGGATCCTGAGGTCGTCGCGGTGAAGCGGAAGCCAGGGGACAAGTTCCTGATCCTGGCCACCCGTGGGCTCTGGGACGTCGTCGCTCCAAGCGACGCGTGCGCCTTCATCGAGAGAAGATTGAGCGTGCCACGGATCATCAGGGAGTGGGACAAGAAGCCAACAAACAATAGCGGCCCTCCCTATGCGAAGGCACTTGCCAATGAGTTGGCCGCGCACGCGATCAGCAAGGGCACCAAGTGCAACGTGAACATCATCCTCATACTGCTCAAGAATTTTTGGGATCTTCCCTGA